GGGGAGCCGGAGCAGCGCGTCGGCCACCTCCACGCCGCCCCCGACGAGCGCCACCTCGTGTTCTGGGAAGACGTCGGCGACGATGCGCCCGAGCACGACGTTGACGGCCGGGGTCTTCTCCGAGGGACGGACGACCACGGTGTTCCCCGCCGCGACCGCCGCGACCAGTGGTGTCATGGTGAGCAGCACCGGGTAGTTCCACGCGCCCAGGATCAGCACGGTCCCCCGGGGCTCGTAGCGGATCTCGCTGCGCGTCCCCACCAGCAGCGCGGGCGTCCCCACCCGCTTCGGGCGCATCCACCGGCGAACGTGGCGGATGGCGTGCCTGATCTCGCCGAGCGTCTGCTGCACCTCCGTCAGCTCGGTCTCGGTAGGGTGCTTGTGGAAGTCGGCCCGCATGGCGGCGGCCAGCTCCTCCCGGTGCGCCGCCACCGCGTCGCGGAAGCGCTTCAGCCGCGCGATCCGCTCCTCCGCGGAGGGCGGTTCCGCCCCGCGCCGCCGCTCCCTCTGGAGGTCGAAGATCCGCCGCGCCTCCTCGATCAGCTCCGCGTCGACTGCCGGCGCGCCCGCCGCGCCTGGTCCGCCCTGGACAATCCGTGTCGCCATCGTCTACGCCTCTGCTCGCGTCCGGTGCGTCACCCGGTCTGGTGTTCAGCGCGGCCAGACATGCACGCAAAAGCCCCTCCCCCGCGTGCGGGGGAGGGGTCGGGGAGGGGAGCTGCCGGCCTCCCGTTCAGTCGAACATGTCCCAGGCGCGCTCCAGGTCCTGCTTGGAGTAGACGCGGAAGGCGGTGAGGGTGTTGGTCCGCTCGATTCCCGTGACCTGGGCGATCTCCTCCGTTACGATCGTCGCGATCCGCTCGTACTCCGCCACGCGGACGATGGCGATCAGGTCGTACTCCCCGGAGACGGAGTAGACCTCCGCCACCCCGTCGATCCCCGCGATGCGGCGGGCGAGCGCCGGGACGTCGCCGGGAACGGCGCGGATCAGCACCACGGCTGCGACCATTTCGAGAGCTCCTTGCTTGGGTCAGCGTTGCGAAGTCGGCACGGCGGCCGCGGGTAGGGCGGCCGGGGCATCCAGCGGCTCGGCGGGTCGGCGCGGGAGGAGGCGGAAGCCCGCCCACAGCAGGAGCGGCGCGGCGGCCACCAGGGGCCACACGGGCTCCCCGTCCGACACCAGGCGGGTGCGGAGCGCCGGGACGGACATCGCCGCCACCGCCAGGCCGTTGTTGGCGAAGTGCATCAGCATCCCCGCGAACACCGAGCGCGTGTGCCACACCACGTACCCGATCAGCAGCCCCAGCCAGGCCGTGGGGAGGAAGCGGATCGCCGTCTCGAACGAGAGGTGGAAGGCGCCGAACACCAGCGCCGAGGTCCCCACCGCCCGCCACATCCGCATCTCCCGGCCGAGCCCCTGCAGGAGCACGCCCCGGAACACCAGCTCCTCGCAGACCGCGGGCGTCACCGCGACCAGGAAGAACAGCCACATCATCCGCCGCGGATCGCCCGCCGTCAAGAGCTTCTCCAGCGCTCCGAGCAGCTCCGTGGGGAGCGGAAGGACGAAGCTCTGCAGCCAGGCGAGCACCCACCCCAGCGGAATGCCCCCCGCGATCACCAGGAGCGCCCCCACCAGGCCGCGCGCGCCGGGCGCGCGGAGCGCCAGCGTCCGCCGCGCGTCGTAGGGGCCCAGCAGCGCGAAGAGGGCGGCGGGAAGCGCCAGGAGCAGCCACTGGGAGAGCAGCAGCCCCCGCTCGCCCATGCCGCCCTGGAACCGTCCGCCCACGTAGAAGAAGAGGAGCCCCACGCCGGCCACGAACGCCAGCGCCTCCGCCGGGAGCGGGATCCCCCGCCCCGCCGTGCGCCAGGCACGGACCCGCTCCGCCATCGTCCCCGCGGGCGCGCTCCCCGGCCCCGTGCCGAAGAGCACCTCCTCGCGGCCGAAGCTGCGCGCCGCGAAGCGGAGGGCGAGCAGCGCGTACGCCGCCGTGGAGGCGAGCGCGAGCAGCGAGGGGAGCAGCGGGGCGTTCCCCTGCAGCAGCGCGCGGAAGAGGAACGCCACCCCCGCCACCGGCACCAGCGCCGTGGCCGGGGTGAAGCCGATCCCCGGCATGGTGGCGAGGATGGCGGGGAGGAAGCTCGCCAGGTACACCGGCGTGAGTGCGTTCTGCGCCTCCTTGAACGACTGCGAGCGCACCGCGATCCCCAGGAAGAGCGCCGCGAAGAGCACCGCCAGCGGGACCATCACCGCCAGGATCACCAGCACCGAGGTGAGCGGAAGGGTGAACTCCGCCACCCCCGCCGCCTGGAGGCTGAAGAGCCCGGACTGGAAGGTCAGGAGCATGCTCCCCAGGTTCAGCGCCGCCGCCGCGAAGCCGATGGCGGCCACCGCCGCGAACTTCCCCGCCACGATCTCGCCCGCGGGGACGGGCGCCGTCAGCAGCGTCTCCAGGGTGCCGCGCTCCTTCTCTCCCGCGGCCAGGTCGATGGCGGGGTAGAAGGCGCCCAGCACGGTCATCAGGATCAGCACCAGGGGGAGGAAGCGCCCCAGGGCGTACCCGCCCGCCGCGCGCGCGGTGGCCACCGAACTGTCGGCCACCACCAGCGGCTCCGCAAAGGTGGCGGGGAGCCCCCGCGCGGCCAGCCTCCGCGCCAGGAGCGAGTCGCCCCAGGCGTCCAGCCGCACGCGGAGCACGTCGCGCGCGAAGCGGGAGCGGTCGCTGGAGCCGTCGAAGAAGATCCGCGCGCCGGCGGTGCCGCCGTGGTCCACACCGCCCGCGAGCACCACCACCGCGGCCTCCACCTTCCCCGCGGACACCGCCGCAGCGGCCGGGCCGGCGACCTCCACCACCCGCACGGCCGAGTCCGCGGCCAGGAACGCGGCGAGCGGCCCCGCCTCCCCCGCGACGGCCACCCGCGCCGGCTCCGCCTCCAGGCTGCGCTGGCCGAAGAGCGCCATCTGCTCCATCAGCACGAAGAGCACCGGGTAGAGGAAGATGGGGAAGACCACCATCAGCATCAGCGTGCGCCGGTCGCGGAGCGTCTCCCGCAGCTCCTTGGCGAGCACGCTCCGCACGATCCTCCAGTTCATGCCGCGGCCTCCACGATGCGCAGGAACGCGCGCGCCAGGCTGCGCTCCCCGGTGCGCGACACCAGCTCCTCCGCGGTCCCCTCCGCCACCAGCCGCCCCCCGGCGATGATCCCCACCCGGTCGGCCAGGAGCTCCACCTCCGACATCTGGTGCGTGGAGAAGAGCACCGCCCGCCCCCGCGCGCGGGCGCCGTCGATGAAGCGGTAGATCGTCTCCCCGCTCAGAACGTCCAGCCCCAGCGTCGGCTCGTCCAGCACGAGCGCGGGCGGGTCGTGCACGGTGGCGCGGGCGATGGAGACCCGCTGCCGCTGTCCCGTGGAGAGCTTGCCGCAGAGCCGGTCCGCGAAGGGCCCGATCCCGAAGGTCTCCACCGCCTCCGCCACCCGCTCCTCCGCCACCGTGCCGCGCAGGCCGTGCAGCCCCGCGAAGTAGGCCAGCAGCTCGCGGGCGCTCAGGCGCTCGTACAGCCCCATGGAGGCGGCCAGGAAGCCCAGCCGCCTCCGCACCTCCAGCGGCTGCCGCACGGCGTCGTACCCGGCGATCGTCGCGGTCCCGG
The Longimicrobiaceae bacterium genome window above contains:
- a CDS encoding Lrp/AsnC ligand binding domain-containing protein produces the protein MVAAVVLIRAVPGDVPALARRIAGIDGVAEVYSVSGEYDLIAIVRVAEYERIATIVTEEIAQVTGIERTNTLTAFRVYSKQDLERAWDMFD
- a CDS encoding ABC transporter ATP-binding protein; its protein translation is MIRIDDLSKAYGDFLAVRGVSLSVAAGEVYALLGANGAGKTTALRCLATLLRPTSGTATIAGYDAVRQPLEVRRRLGFLAASMGLYERLSARELLAYFAGLHGLRGTVAEERVAEAVETFGIGPFADRLCGKLSTGQRQRVSIARATVHDPPALVLDEPTLGLDVLSGETIYRFIDGARARGRAVLFSTHQMSEVELLADRVGIIAGGRLVAEGTAEELVSRTGERSLARAFLRIVEAAA
- a CDS encoding ABC transporter permease subunit/CPBP intramembrane protease, which translates into the protein MNWRIVRSVLAKELRETLRDRRTLMLMVVFPIFLYPVLFVLMEQMALFGQRSLEAEPARVAVAGEAGPLAAFLAADSAVRVVEVAGPAAAAVSAGKVEAAVVVLAGGVDHGGTAGARIFFDGSSDRSRFARDVLRVRLDAWGDSLLARRLAARGLPATFAEPLVVADSSVATARAAGGYALGRFLPLVLILMTVLGAFYPAIDLAAGEKERGTLETLLTAPVPAGEIVAGKFAAVAAIGFAAAALNLGSMLLTFQSGLFSLQAAGVAEFTLPLTSVLVILAVMVPLAVLFAALFLGIAVRSQSFKEAQNALTPVYLASFLPAILATMPGIGFTPATALVPVAGVAFLFRALLQGNAPLLPSLLALASTAAYALLALRFAARSFGREEVLFGTGPGSAPAGTMAERVRAWRTAGRGIPLPAEALAFVAGVGLLFFYVGGRFQGGMGERGLLLSQWLLLALPAALFALLGPYDARRTLALRAPGARGLVGALLVIAGGIPLGWVLAWLQSFVLPLPTELLGALEKLLTAGDPRRMMWLFFLVAVTPAVCEELVFRGVLLQGLGREMRMWRAVGTSALVFGAFHLSFETAIRFLPTAWLGLLIGYVVWHTRSVFAGMLMHFANNGLAVAAMSVPALRTRLVSDGEPVWPLVAAAPLLLWAGFRLLPRRPAEPLDAPAALPAAAVPTSQR